The following are from one region of the Gammaproteobacteria bacterium genome:
- a CDS encoding glycosyltransferase yields the protein MHLSIVIPAFNEEQLILDCLHSIEESVSANRKPGFTHEVIVVDNNSTDKTAELAQQAGAKVVFEPINQIGRARNTGAAAATGDWLLFVDADSLLNPGMVADILCMIESDKYVGCGSVMHMPDLPWWGTAAMRLWTVLSITFRWASGALVVCRSDAFRDVGGFNQEMFAADEIDLSELLKKWGRKHGLKFTILTRHPLVTSPRKVKLYTGREIAGQFFSVMFSPRKALLDKKKLPIWYDGRR from the coding sequence ATGCATCTGTCGATCGTCATTCCCGCTTTTAACGAAGAACAACTGATCCTCGATTGTTTGCATTCGATCGAAGAATCCGTCAGCGCCAACCGGAAACCCGGCTTTACTCATGAAGTCATCGTCGTGGACAACAATTCCACCGACAAAACCGCGGAACTGGCGCAACAGGCCGGCGCAAAAGTCGTGTTTGAACCGATCAATCAGATCGGCCGCGCGCGCAATACCGGTGCGGCAGCCGCCACGGGAGACTGGCTGCTGTTTGTCGATGCCGACAGCTTGTTGAATCCCGGCATGGTCGCCGACATCCTGTGCATGATCGAATCAGATAAATACGTGGGATGCGGCAGCGTCATGCACATGCCCGATTTGCCGTGGTGGGGCACTGCCGCAATGCGGCTCTGGACCGTACTATCCATTACCTTCCGTTGGGCATCCGGCGCATTGGTCGTATGCCGCAGCGACGCGTTTCGCGATGTCGGTGGATTTAACCAGGAAATGTTCGCCGCCGACGAAATCGATTTGAGCGAACTACTGAAAAAATGGGGGCGCAAACACGGTCTAAAATTCACCATCCTGACCCGCCATCCACTCGTTACTTCGCCACGCAAAGTCAAACTCTATACCGGCCGGGAAATCGCCGGACAATTCTTCAGCGTCATGTTCAGTCCGCGCAAGGCGCTATTAGACAAGAAAAAACTGCCGATTTGGTACGATGGTCGGCGTTAA
- a CDS encoding cation-transporting P-type ATPase produces the protein MPHEHDSAANRTSTWHNASPQQVLDTLNTGSDGLSQTEAQLRLERYGVNRLKPPQSRGAITRFLLQFHNMLIYILLIASALTAFLGHWVDSGVILGVVVINAVIGFMQEGKAEKALNAIRRMLSLHATALRDGQRIQLAAEQLVPGDIVLLQSGDKVPADLRLLNCKNLRIEEAALTGESEAVEKSIAAVEVAAVIGDRLCMAYSGTLVVYGQGSGVVVATGQQTEIGRISQMIAQVDKLASPLLRQMANFSRWLTLAVLSLAAGIFVYGFLWQDYPLNEIFMAAVGMAIAAIPEELPAIMTITLALGVQNMARRSAIVRRLPAVETLGAVTIICTDKTGTLTRNEMTVQHVMTADDQWQVSGAGYAPNGGFSRHEEHIQVAGHPDLQELCRAGLLCNDAALRQCGDAWEIHGDPTEAALVTLAMKAALDPGREHETLPRVDVIPFESEHRFMATLHHDPAGHGLIYVKGAPEKVLTMCNQQRSRGEDRQLQLDFWHARIRQASENGQRVLAIASRVMPVKQQTVTCADVESGFTLLGLVGIMDPPRDEAIAAVRQCHSAGIRVKMITGDHRITAGAIGASLGIGDGRRVVTGIELDNMDDTQLRQVVADVDIFARADPGHKLRLVTALQDNGEIVAMTGDGVNDAPALKRADIGVAMGQKGTEVAKEAAEMVLADDNFASIAHAVEEGRTVYDNIRKTMVYVLPTNGGEAGLLILAIMLGMALPITPLQILWINMVTTVTLAISLSFERPEVNVMTRPPHDPHAPVLSGLLVWRITFVTLLMIGGSFTLYFWELAQGSSVELSRTVVVNVLVMYEIVYLFNCRYLIASVWSRQGLLGNRYVLLAVGLLLILQLLFTYLPIMQQLFGTVALDAATWGRIAAVSLLLFLVIELEKYLLRYKGVKNL, from the coding sequence ATGCCGCATGAACACGATTCAGCAGCCAATCGAACATCGACATGGCATAACGCATCCCCGCAGCAGGTACTGGATACGCTGAATACCGGAAGCGATGGATTATCGCAAACGGAAGCGCAGCTGCGCCTCGAACGTTATGGCGTGAACCGTCTAAAGCCGCCGCAATCAAGAGGTGCCATTACCCGGTTTTTGCTGCAATTTCATAATATGCTGATTTATATTCTGTTAATTGCATCCGCGCTGACCGCATTTCTGGGGCATTGGGTCGATAGCGGCGTTATTCTGGGTGTGGTGGTGATCAACGCCGTCATCGGCTTCATGCAAGAAGGTAAAGCGGAAAAAGCGCTCAACGCGATCCGGCGCATGCTGTCGCTTCATGCGACGGCATTGCGCGATGGGCAACGAATACAGCTTGCGGCGGAGCAGCTGGTACCCGGCGATATTGTCCTGCTGCAATCTGGCGACAAAGTGCCTGCCGATTTGCGCTTGCTCAACTGCAAAAACTTGCGCATCGAGGAAGCGGCGCTGACCGGAGAATCGGAAGCGGTTGAGAAATCCATTGCAGCGGTCGAGGTCGCGGCGGTTATCGGCGACCGGCTTTGCATGGCCTACTCCGGTACGCTAGTGGTTTACGGTCAAGGATCGGGTGTCGTGGTTGCCACCGGGCAGCAGACCGAGATCGGCCGCATCAGCCAAATGATCGCGCAAGTCGACAAGCTGGCTTCGCCGTTATTGCGGCAAATGGCAAACTTTTCCCGCTGGCTGACGCTGGCCGTTTTATCGCTGGCGGCCGGTATTTTTGTCTATGGATTCTTATGGCAAGACTATCCGCTCAATGAAATTTTTATGGCGGCGGTCGGTATGGCGATCGCCGCCATACCGGAAGAATTACCCGCCATCATGACGATTACATTGGCGCTCGGCGTACAGAATATGGCGCGGCGCAGCGCCATTGTGCGCAGACTTCCGGCGGTGGAAACACTGGGTGCCGTGACGATCATCTGTACCGACAAAACCGGCACGCTGACGCGCAACGAAATGACCGTACAGCACGTGATGACCGCGGACGATCAATGGCAGGTAAGCGGCGCGGGTTATGCGCCGAATGGCGGTTTCAGCCGGCATGAGGAACATATTCAGGTTGCCGGCCATCCCGATTTGCAGGAACTTTGCCGCGCCGGGTTGCTGTGCAATGATGCGGCGTTGCGTCAGTGCGGCGATGCCTGGGAAATTCACGGCGATCCTACCGAAGCCGCGCTGGTGACATTGGCCATGAAGGCGGCACTTGATCCCGGCCGGGAGCACGAAACGCTGCCGCGCGTAGACGTCATTCCCTTCGAGTCGGAACATCGCTTTATGGCGACATTGCATCATGATCCTGCCGGACATGGTCTCATTTATGTCAAAGGCGCGCCGGAGAAAGTGCTGACGATGTGCAACCAGCAACGCAGCCGAGGGGAGGATCGCCAGCTGCAGCTTGATTTCTGGCACGCTAGAATACGTCAGGCCAGCGAGAACGGGCAGCGTGTTCTTGCTATTGCAAGCCGCGTGATGCCGGTAAAACAACAAACCGTGACATGCGCCGATGTGGAAAGCGGATTCACCTTGCTTGGGCTGGTTGGCATTATGGATCCGCCACGTGACGAAGCTATCGCTGCAGTGCGGCAATGCCATAGTGCGGGTATTCGCGTCAAGATGATAACCGGGGATCATCGCATCACTGCCGGTGCGATCGGCGCCAGCCTCGGTATTGGCGATGGCCGGCGTGTGGTGACGGGAATCGAGCTGGATAATATGGACGATACACAGCTGCGGCAGGTGGTTGCGGATGTGGATATTTTTGCACGCGCGGACCCCGGACATAAGCTGCGTCTGGTTACCGCACTGCAAGATAACGGCGAAATTGTCGCCATGACCGGCGACGGTGTGAACGATGCACCGGCGCTAAAACGCGCCGATATCGGTGTGGCGATGGGGCAGAAAGGTACCGAAGTGGCCAAGGAGGCGGCCGAAATGGTGTTGGCGGACGATAACTTCGCGTCGATCGCGCATGCCGTGGAGGAGGGGCGTACGGTCTACGATAATATCCGTAAAACGATGGTGTACGTGCTGCCGACTAACGGCGGCGAGGCGGGTTTGCTGATATTGGCCATTATGCTGGGAATGGCGCTGCCGATTACGCCGCTGCAAATTTTATGGATCAATATGGTGACGACGGTGACGCTGGCGATTTCTCTTTCGTTTGAGCGCCCTGAAGTGAACGTCATGACGCGCCCGCCGCACGATCCTCACGCTCCTGTTTTGTCCGGATTGCTCGTGTGGCGCATCACCTTTGTCACACTATTGATGATCGGCGGCAGTTTTACTTTGTATTTCTGGGAATTGGCGCAAGGCTCCAGCGTTGAGCTGAGCCGTACCGTTGTTGTAAATGTGTTGGTGATGTATGAAATCGTCTATTTGTTCAATTGCCGCTATCTGATTGCATCCGTATGGTCGCGCCAGGGGTTGCTGGGTAATCGCTACGTGCTTTTGGCAGTCGGTTTGTTGCTGATATTGCAGTTGCTGTTTACTTATTTGCCCATCATGCAGCAACTGTTTGGTACCGTCGCTCTGGATGCCGCTACGTGGGGGCGTATTGCTGCGGTCAGTTTATTATTGTTCTTGGTGATCGAGCTTGAAAAATACTTGCTGCGCTACAAAGGCGTGAAGAATTTATGA
- a CDS encoding carbohydrate kinase, whose product MDRTLIAAIALDLGSTSIKAAVLDRQGNLQHIVTQPAPAIDHRQGRYESDAMEYARIAEHVLQTCRAQTGEKASLGLCSQRSSFLIWDKTSGKPVTPLISWQDDRGKSCCEHSQTSADTLHTLTGLRLTPYYFAPKLSVLLQQNPAWREKLVQGEWLAGTLDTFLLWRWTNGTHFVTDASMAARTLLMDIHRQQWSDTLCHLFDIPLAILPHIKPSTGLNMLLVNGLMLQASVGDQSAALIASLTDHACEALVNLGTGGFVIRSLAPGTPAFDGYLHTLVYQDNQRETRFAVEGTLNSIAAALAPYPVTDCRIEDLAQSDIFCLAEPSGLGAPYFRNDWGIHFSASTAGLSAQQVATLLLEAIIFRVARILEDFHRHSPLTRAYLSGGLSELLCLQQGIVQCAPCPVWHLQQKEASLQGAALLACELKITGQRKAEKIEIKQANTALAGKYRRWKVWLDALLQTQSG is encoded by the coding sequence ATGGATCGCACATTGATCGCAGCGATTGCCCTCGATTTGGGCTCAACGTCGATCAAAGCCGCTGTACTCGATCGGCAAGGCAATCTGCAGCATATCGTCACCCAGCCTGCACCGGCAATCGATCACCGCCAGGGCCGGTATGAAAGCGATGCGATGGAATACGCACGCATCGCCGAACACGTTTTGCAAACCTGCAGGGCGCAAACCGGCGAGAAAGCGTCACTGGGGCTGTGCAGCCAACGTTCGTCCTTTCTGATCTGGGATAAAACTAGCGGAAAACCGGTAACGCCGTTGATTTCGTGGCAGGATGACCGGGGAAAAAGTTGTTGCGAGCACTCGCAGACATCAGCAGACACATTGCACACGCTGACCGGATTACGTTTGACGCCCTATTATTTCGCCCCCAAGCTCAGTGTGCTGTTGCAACAAAATCCGGCATGGCGCGAAAAGCTGGTTCAAGGCGAATGGCTGGCCGGTACATTGGATACTTTCCTGCTCTGGCGCTGGACCAACGGTACGCATTTTGTCACCGACGCGTCGATGGCCGCGCGTACGCTGTTGATGGATATTCACCGCCAGCAATGGTCGGATACTTTGTGCCATCTGTTCGACATTCCCCTTGCGATTTTACCGCACATCAAACCTTCCACCGGATTGAATATGTTGTTGGTAAATGGTTTGATGCTGCAAGCCAGCGTCGGCGACCAATCGGCCGCGCTGATCGCCAGCCTGACCGATCACGCTTGCGAAGCTTTGGTTAATCTCGGCACCGGCGGTTTCGTGATCCGCTCCCTTGCGCCGGGCACACCGGCGTTTGACGGTTACCTGCACACCTTGGTTTATCAGGATAACCAGCGGGAAACACGGTTCGCCGTTGAAGGCACGCTCAATTCCATCGCTGCCGCGCTCGCGCCTTATCCGGTCACGGATTGCCGCATCGAGGATTTGGCGCAAAGCGATATTTTTTGTTTGGCGGAACCCAGCGGCTTAGGTGCTCCGTATTTCCGCAACGATTGGGGCATACACTTCTCTGCATCCACTGCGGGACTGAGTGCACAACAGGTTGCCACGTTGTTGCTGGAGGCGATCATTTTCCGCGTGGCACGTATCTTGGAAGACTTTCACCGCCATTCGCCGCTGACTCGAGCTTACCTATCGGGTGGATTGTCCGAACTGCTTTGTCTGCAGCAGGGCATTGTGCAGTGCGCTCCCTGCCCGGTTTGGCATTTGCAGCAAAAGGAAGCAAGCCTGCAAGGCGCTGCCCTACTTGCGTGCGAGTTAAAAATAACCGGTCAGCGAAAAGCGGAGAAAATAGAAATCAAACAAGCAAACACGGCATTAGCGGGAAAATACCGGCGCTGGAAAGTCTGGCTCGATGCGTTATTGCAAACACAAAGCGGCTAA
- a CDS encoding protein tyrosine phosphatase family protein has product MKYSIILIALTGVLFTSMTQASGRVPFAHQVIPVQNYSRATEQIAISGMISDGGVQALSATGFKTVIDLRTKNEGTAEEKGLVDSVGIAYFNIPTTVAGITKEQVAQFAKVIESAQTPVLIHCGSGNRASAMWASYRISKGVDPEVAIKEARKTGLRPPLEEKLREIMLN; this is encoded by the coding sequence ATGAAATACTCTATCATTCTGATAGCACTGACGGGCGTATTATTTACCAGTATGACCCAAGCTTCCGGCCGAGTGCCGTTCGCGCATCAGGTAATTCCCGTACAAAATTACAGCCGCGCTACGGAACAAATTGCCATATCAGGAATGATCAGCGATGGCGGCGTGCAAGCACTGTCAGCCACCGGCTTCAAAACGGTTATTGATTTACGTACCAAGAACGAAGGAACTGCCGAAGAAAAAGGATTGGTCGACTCGGTTGGCATAGCTTATTTCAACATTCCAACGACAGTTGCCGGCATCACTAAGGAACAAGTGGCTCAATTCGCCAAAGTGATCGAATCTGCACAAACGCCGGTGCTGATTCATTGCGGATCGGGTAATCGCGCCAGTGCCATGTGGGCCAGTTATCGTATCAGCAAAGGGGTTGATCCTGAAGTAGCGATTAAGGAAGCCCGCAAAACGGGTTTGCGCCCGCCACTGGAAGAAAAACTCCGCGAAATCATGCTGAACTGA
- a CDS encoding YeeE/YedE family protein: protein MLSLMSLLAGVVFGLGLIGSGMVNPAVVLAFLDITGDWDAALFWVMGGAVAAGSIAFALAKKRKQSFLGSSMQIPAVTKIDSRLLVGSFMFGIGWGIAGICPGPALVLIGTGSNDAVIFLVAMLAGMGIYQITQDHS from the coding sequence ATGCTGAGCTTGATGTCTTTGCTTGCAGGGGTTGTGTTCGGCTTGGGGCTCATCGGGTCAGGCATGGTTAATCCGGCAGTGGTCCTGGCATTCCTGGATATCACGGGGGATTGGGATGCCGCACTGTTCTGGGTGATGGGTGGAGCTGTGGCTGCTGGTTCGATCGCTTTTGCGTTGGCAAAAAAGCGCAAACAATCCTTTCTGGGTTCATCAATGCAAATACCCGCTGTTACCAAAATTGATAGCCGCTTGCTGGTGGGAAGTTTTATGTTTGGAATCGGCTGGGGAATCGCGGGCATCTGTCCCGGACCAGCCTTGGTGCTGATCGGGACGGGCAGCAACGATGCGGTGATATTTCTCGTTGCCATGTTAGCGGGTATGGGGATCTATCAAATCACACAAGATCATAGTTGA
- a CDS encoding winged helix-turn-helix transcriptional regulator: MKTELVLPDIAALHASASEACALLKILANEDRLLILCELSKGTRNVGELEELLSIHQPTLSQQLTVLREESLVATERRGKYIYYSLASMEATKIMETLFSLYCKDHS, translated from the coding sequence ATGAAAACAGAATTAGTCTTACCCGATATTGCAGCACTGCATGCATCTGCATCGGAAGCCTGTGCTCTGCTAAAAATATTGGCTAACGAGGACCGGTTGCTCATTTTGTGTGAACTTAGCAAAGGAACGCGCAATGTAGGAGAATTGGAAGAGCTGCTGAGTATTCATCAACCCACATTATCGCAACAACTGACCGTGCTGCGCGAAGAAAGTCTGGTAGCGACGGAGCGCAGGGGGAAATATATCTATTACAGTTTGGCAAGTATGGAAGCCACTAAAATTATGGAGACTTTGTTTAGTTTGTACTGCAAAGATCATTCGTAA
- a CDS encoding glycerol-3-phosphate dehydrogenase/oxidase yields the protein MKRDFAALQHQSFDLLICGGGIYGAWTAYDAALRGLKVALVEQSDWAGATSSASSKLIHGGLRYLETYDFKLVSKSLKERTLLLHNAPHRIWPLRFGVPVYAQQRLNRLQLKLGLTLYDFLAHDPEPRMQHRYFNPKQFTAHFPALTEVALKGGFTYADAQTDDARLVLELIAGAQQAGARCVNYCKLVQILETNGKANGAVVQDQLTQTDVEIRAKQIVFTTGQWLATEPPSQDWCRLAKGIHLLMPAVLNDEALLLTAQSDGRVFFMIPWYGLTLLGTTDTDFTGDVESIRVDDSDIDYLLAAANGYLKTPWSKADIIGRFAGVRVFKQPVKTASASSPSAVSRDWELKTAANGVHYAIGGKITSSRQDAADIVDTVCAQLGISQPCATQHKRFPWAPQENFSTWFNTMQNRAEQLGIDAESAKWLLRRHGTHAAEIFRNIESDAGLAQRIIPPLPFIVADLMYCATNEMIVHLDDLLRRRLPLLILARLSEDQLQHIALRAAAAISWDDARLHQEIERCRTLWIAH from the coding sequence ATGAAACGGGATTTCGCAGCGCTACAACATCAATCGTTCGATCTTCTGATATGCGGCGGCGGCATATACGGCGCATGGACCGCGTACGATGCCGCATTGCGCGGCCTGAAAGTCGCCCTCGTCGAACAAAGCGACTGGGCCGGCGCTACATCCTCCGCCTCGAGCAAATTGATTCACGGCGGCCTGCGTTATCTGGAAACATACGATTTCAAACTGGTCAGCAAATCACTGAAAGAACGCACCCTGCTGCTGCATAACGCGCCGCACCGCATTTGGCCGTTACGTTTTGGCGTACCCGTGTACGCGCAGCAGCGTTTAAACCGCTTGCAACTGAAACTGGGGTTAACGCTGTACGATTTTCTGGCGCATGATCCGGAACCGCGCATGCAGCACCGCTATTTCAATCCAAAACAATTCACTGCGCATTTTCCGGCGCTCACCGAGGTTGCATTGAAAGGCGGTTTCACCTACGCCGATGCGCAAACCGATGACGCGCGCCTGGTGCTGGAGCTCATCGCCGGCGCGCAGCAAGCCGGTGCACGTTGCGTCAATTACTGCAAACTGGTTCAAATACTGGAAACCAATGGCAAAGCGAACGGCGCCGTCGTGCAAGACCAGCTCACGCAAACCGATGTGGAAATCCGCGCCAAGCAAATCGTTTTCACCACCGGCCAGTGGCTAGCTACAGAGCCGCCCAGCCAAGATTGGTGCCGCCTGGCCAAAGGCATTCACCTGCTCATGCCCGCCGTGCTGAACGATGAAGCCTTGCTGCTGACCGCGCAATCCGATGGCCGGGTGTTTTTTATGATTCCCTGGTACGGCCTAACACTCCTCGGTACTACCGACACCGATTTTACCGGCGATGTGGAATCGATCCGTGTCGATGACAGCGATATCGATTATCTGTTGGCTGCTGCCAACGGTTATCTGAAAACGCCGTGGAGCAAAGCCGACATCATCGGCCGTTTTGCCGGCGTGCGGGTTTTTAAGCAACCTGTAAAAACCGCTTCTGCCAGCTCGCCTTCCGCAGTCAGCCGCGATTGGGAATTGAAAACCGCCGCCAACGGTGTGCACTATGCCATCGGCGGAAAAATCACGTCATCGCGCCAGGATGCCGCCGACATCGTCGACACGGTATGCGCTCAGTTAGGCATTTCACAACCTTGCGCCACACAGCACAAACGTTTTCCGTGGGCGCCACAGGAAAATTTCTCCACATGGTTTAACACGATGCAAAACCGCGCGGAACAGTTAGGCATCGATGCAGAAAGCGCTAAATGGCTACTGCGCCGTCACGGCACGCATGCCGCTGAAATTTTTCGCAACATTGAGTCAGATGCCGGTCTGGCGCAACGCATCATTCCGCCACTGCCGTTTATTGTTGCCGATTTGATGTATTGCGCAACGAACGAAATGATCGTTCATCTCGACGATCTGTTACGCCGCCGCCTGCCATTACTGATCCTCGCCAGATTGAGCGAAGATCAATTGCAGCACATCGCATTGCGCGCGGCAGCTGCCATATCATGGGATGATGCACGTTTGCATCAGGAAATCGAGCGTTGCCGCACGCTATGGATCGCACATTGA
- a CDS encoding YeeE/YedE family protein has product MSINDDLIPWHAAAGGVTIGIAVALLLLFNGRIAGVSGIVGGLYRMQKGDISWRVAFICGLILSVVVWKYFFILPPIQIETSHAMLVLAGLLVGYGTRLGSGCTSGHGVCGISRRSPRSIAATAVFMLTGFATVYLMRHVF; this is encoded by the coding sequence ATGTCGATCAATGACGATTTAATACCTTGGCATGCGGCAGCTGGCGGGGTAACGATAGGAATAGCGGTCGCTTTGCTATTACTATTCAACGGCCGGATTGCAGGCGTATCGGGTATCGTGGGCGGATTATACCGGATGCAAAAAGGCGACATCAGCTGGCGTGTTGCGTTTATTTGCGGATTGATATTATCGGTTGTTGTCTGGAAATATTTTTTTATTTTGCCACCGATACAAATTGAAACAAGTCATGCAATGCTGGTGCTGGCAGGTTTATTAGTGGGATATGGCACTCGGCTCGGTTCGGGATGCACCAGTGGTCATGGGGTTTGCGGTATATCAAGGCGTTCACCGCGTTCGATTGCGGCAACTGCGGTATTCATGCTGACCGGTTTCGCGACAGTATATCTGATGCGGCATGTATTTTAA
- a CDS encoding protogloblin ApPgb, whose product MATNIPGYTYGTAAVAKSPVSMDDFAKLKQASLFGDDDVRYLKMSHDVLKDQVEQILDVWYGFVGSTPFLLHYFTNAADGQPNMDYLGGVRKRFGQWILDTANAEYNQDWLNYQHEIGLRHHTTKKNTTDNVKCVPIIHVHYIFALLIPITTTLRPFLEKGGHSRDDVDRMQDAWRKSVLMQVILWSQPYIKQGEF is encoded by the coding sequence ATGGCAACCAATATTCCCGGCTATACCTACGGTACCGCCGCTGTTGCGAAATCTCCCGTATCGATGGACGATTTCGCCAAGCTGAAACAAGCCTCATTATTCGGCGACGACGATGTGCGTTATTTGAAAATGTCGCACGATGTGCTGAAGGATCAAGTCGAGCAAATTCTCGACGTGTGGTACGGTTTTGTCGGCTCGACGCCTTTCCTGTTGCATTACTTCACCAATGCAGCCGACGGCCAGCCCAACATGGACTATCTCGGTGGTGTGCGCAAACGTTTCGGCCAATGGATTCTGGATACCGCCAATGCGGAATACAATCAGGACTGGTTGAACTATCAACACGAAATCGGTTTACGCCACCATACCACCAAGAAAAATACCACCGACAATGTGAAATGCGTACCGATCATTCATGTGCATTATATTTTTGCGCTGTTGATCCCGATCACCACCACACTGCGTCCGTTCCTGGAAAAAGGCGGCCATTCCCGTGACGATGTCGATCGCATGCAAGACGCATGGCGCAAATCCGTGCTGATGCAAGTGATTCTATGGTCACAACCGTACATCAAACAAGGCGAGTTCTAA
- a CDS encoding MBL fold metallo-hydrolase, protein MKPDIQAFYDPATWTISYVVFDEPGGSCAIIDPVLDYDSKAGRIRTHSADKLIAFVREQRLSVEWILETHAHADHLSSADYLKNQLGGKTGIGDRIPAVQETFKKIFNLGEEFIPDGHHFDHLFSDGEAFRVGKLTAKAITVSGHTPADLAYQFDDAIFVGDTLFMPDIGTARADFPGGDAHQLFKSIRKLLAFPATTRLYMCHDYPPASRAAEWKSTVAEQHVQNIHIHDGINENDFVAMRNKRDATLDMPNLLLPSLQVNIRAGQLPPPEANGIVYFKMPINLL, encoded by the coding sequence ATGAAACCCGATATTCAAGCGTTTTATGACCCAGCAACTTGGACTATCAGTTATGTTGTTTTTGATGAACCGGGCGGAAGTTGTGCCATCATAGACCCAGTTCTGGATTACGATTCCAAAGCTGGCCGGATCCGCACGCATTCGGCTGACAAGCTGATCGCTTTCGTTCGCGAGCAGCGATTATCGGTTGAATGGATACTGGAAACGCATGCGCATGCCGATCATTTATCCTCCGCTGACTATCTTAAAAATCAACTGGGTGGGAAGACGGGTATCGGAGATCGTATTCCTGCAGTACAAGAGACTTTCAAGAAAATCTTCAATCTTGGCGAAGAATTCATTCCCGATGGTCATCATTTCGATCACTTATTTTCTGACGGCGAAGCGTTTCGGGTAGGAAAGTTGACGGCCAAAGCCATCACGGTATCAGGCCACACACCCGCTGACCTGGCTTATCAGTTTGACGATGCCATCTTTGTCGGTGATACGCTTTTCATGCCGGACATCGGCACTGCACGCGCCGACTTTCCAGGTGGGGATGCGCATCAGTTATTCAAATCCATCCGGAAATTACTCGCGTTTCCGGCAACAACCCGGCTATATATGTGTCACGATTATCCGCCCGCTTCACGTGCGGCCGAATGGAAAAGCACCGTAGCCGAACAACACGTTCAGAATATTCATATTCATGACGGCATCAATGAAAACGATTTCGTCGCCATGCGCAACAAGCGCGATGCGACATTGGACATGCCCAACTTACTGCTTCCTTCATTACAGGTGAATATCAGGGCGGGCCAATTGCCACCGCCTGAGGCAAACGGTATTGTTTATTTCAAGATGCCCATCAATTTACTTTAG
- a CDS encoding molecular chaperone DnaJ produces MIERRNFYRILHVQPDAPMAVITESYRVLMQKLDSRADLNGPDWNVSLLNIAYNTLRDPLRRATYDRELLKRYHIRALSQGALGTNANFEIEREKNKQSAGFNQRNYYRILQVQPDAPVATIKASYLTLKKSSILQNTTVLDEAYRILSNPAMREQYDAIFAGSLFRAARKTTQRNTDLTKLAVAENNTVPMTIKHYRPVITRYCSFCKTPNVPQANLYQSESCLECGSPLSLLHQENPATQRTMRRISMSGRFMFYLFWPGKPCQGFCQDLSPAGLRFMTDELLDAADIIKIDAPNFQAVAEVTHRRYEDKGFSVGTRFIAVKFDQQYGNFVTVHV; encoded by the coding sequence ATGATCGAACGGCGCAATTTCTATCGAATTCTTCACGTGCAACCGGATGCACCGATGGCGGTGATAACGGAGAGCTATCGGGTGTTGATGCAGAAACTCGACAGCCGGGCCGATTTAAATGGCCCAGATTGGAATGTCAGTTTACTCAATATTGCTTATAACACGCTGCGGGATCCGCTCAGGCGTGCTACTTATGACCGTGAATTATTGAAGCGCTATCACATCAGAGCTCTGAGTCAGGGCGCATTGGGGACAAATGCGAATTTCGAGATCGAAAGGGAGAAAAATAAACAGTCGGCTGGGTTTAATCAACGAAATTATTACCGCATACTTCAAGTTCAGCCTGATGCACCAGTGGCTACAATTAAAGCGAGCTACCTGACATTAAAAAAAAGCTCTATTCTTCAAAATACGACAGTACTCGATGAGGCCTACCGGATTCTGTCCAATCCCGCGATGCGCGAACAGTATGATGCGATATTTGCGGGCAGTTTATTTCGTGCGGCGCGGAAAACGACCCAGCGTAATACCGATCTGACTAAGCTTGCTGTCGCGGAAAACAATACAGTGCCGATGACCATCAAGCATTATCGTCCGGTCATTACACGCTATTGCTCGTTTTGCAAAACACCCAACGTGCCGCAAGCTAATCTATATCAAAGTGAGAGCTGCCTTGAATGCGGTAGTCCATTATCGTTATTGCACCAAGAGAATCCGGCAACGCAGCGGACGATGAGGCGGATCAGCATGAGCGGCAGATTTATGTTTTATCTGTTTTGGCCGGGAAAGCCCTGTCAAGGCTTTTGCCAGGATCTTTCCCCCGCAGGACTGCGTTTTATGACCGATGAGCTATTGGATGCCGCTGACATAATAAAAATCGATGCGCCTAATTTTCAGGCGGTTGCGGAAGTAACTCATAGGCGCTATGAAGATAAAGGATTCTCGGTAGGAACACGTTTTATTGCCGTGAAATTTGATCAGCAATATGGAAATTTTGTCACGGTGCACGTATAG